From the genome of Cytobacillus firmus, one region includes:
- a CDS encoding putative DNA-binding protein, translating into MLEKTTRMNYLYDFYQSLLTPKQRSYMSLYYLDDFSLGEIAEEYDVSRQAVYDNIKRTEAMLEEYEEKLLLFHKFQERSKLIAEIKEMLQEGSPSRKALEEAVAELEKLD; encoded by the coding sequence ATGCTCGAAAAGACAACGAGGATGAACTACCTTTATGATTTCTATCAATCGTTGTTAACTCCTAAGCAGAGAAGCTATATGTCCCTTTACTACCTGGATGATTTTTCGCTTGGAGAGATTGCCGAGGAATATGATGTTAGCCGGCAAGCGGTTTATGACAACATTAAGAGAACAGAAGCAATGCTTGAAGAGTATGAAGAAAAGCTACTATTATTTCATAAATTTCAAGAGCGCAGCAAGCTGATTGCAGAAATAAAAGAGATGCTTCAGGAAGGCTCCCCTTCCCGGAAGGCATTGGAAGAAGCAGTGGCAGAGCTTGAGAAATTAGATTAG
- the ffh gene encoding signal recognition particle protein — translation MAFEGLADRLQNTIQKIRGKGKINEADVKEMMREVRLALLEADVNFKVVKEFVKKVSERAVGQEVLKSLTPGQQVIKVVKEELTELMGGEQSKIAVSNRPPTVIMMVGLQGAGKTTTTGKLANLLRKKYNRNPMLVAADIYRPAAIKQLETLGKQLNMPVFSLGDQVSPVEIAKQAIAKAKEDHNDYVLIDTAGRLHVDEALMDELKQIKELSNPDEIFLVVDAMTGQDAVNVAQSFNDLLGLTGVVLTKLDGDTRGGAALSIRSVTNTPIKFVGLGEKLDALEAFHPERMASRILGMGDVLSLIEKAQANVDEEKAKELEQKMRTASFTFDDFLDQLGQVRQMGPLDELLKMMPGANKIKGLNNMQIDEKQITHVEAIIKSMTKEEKTHPEIINSSRRKRIAKGSGRTVPEVNRLLKQFEDMKKMMKQMAGMQQKGKKKGGFKLPFNPF, via the coding sequence ATGGCATTTGAAGGATTGGCCGACCGACTGCAAAATACAATTCAGAAGATCCGCGGAAAAGGCAAAATTAATGAAGCGGATGTAAAAGAAATGATGCGTGAAGTCCGTCTCGCCCTTTTGGAAGCGGACGTTAACTTCAAAGTTGTCAAGGAGTTCGTCAAAAAAGTCAGCGAACGCGCTGTCGGGCAGGAAGTATTAAAGAGCCTGACGCCGGGACAGCAGGTAATAAAGGTTGTTAAAGAAGAATTAACGGAACTGATGGGCGGAGAGCAAAGCAAAATTGCTGTTTCCAATCGCCCGCCGACAGTCATTATGATGGTCGGTCTTCAGGGTGCCGGTAAAACGACTACAACCGGAAAGCTTGCGAACCTGCTCCGCAAAAAGTATAACCGCAATCCGATGCTGGTTGCTGCAGACATTTACCGCCCTGCGGCGATTAAACAGCTCGAAACGCTTGGCAAACAGCTGAATATGCCTGTCTTCTCCCTTGGCGATCAGGTCAGTCCTGTTGAAATTGCAAAACAGGCGATCGCAAAGGCAAAAGAGGATCATAATGATTATGTTCTAATCGATACTGCAGGAAGACTGCATGTGGATGAAGCTTTAATGGATGAGCTGAAGCAAATCAAAGAGCTTTCCAATCCAGATGAAATTTTCCTTGTTGTAGATGCCATGACTGGTCAAGATGCGGTTAATGTAGCACAAAGCTTCAATGATCTGCTGGGTCTTACTGGAGTAGTCCTGACAAAGCTGGATGGCGATACCCGAGGCGGTGCGGCTCTATCCATTAGATCCGTAACAAACACGCCGATTAAATTCGTCGGTCTGGGTGAAAAGCTGGATGCCCTTGAAGCGTTCCATCCAGAACGGATGGCATCCCGTATTTTAGGTATGGGGGATGTCTTATCCCTAATTGAAAAAGCACAGGCCAATGTGGATGAAGAAAAGGCAAAAGAGCTTGAGCAGAAGATGCGCACTGCTTCTTTCACATTTGATGACTTTTTGGATCAGCTTGGTCAGGTACGCCAAATGGGACCACTTGATGAGCTTCTGAAAATGATGCCTGGCGCCAACAAAATCAAAGGCTTGAATAATATGCAAATCGATGAGAAGCAAATCACTCACGTGGAAGCCATTATTAAGTCGATGACTAAGGAAGAGAAAACTCATCCGGAAATCATCAATTCAAGCCGCCGCAAACGGATTGCCAAGGGAAGCGGAAGAACCGTCCCTGAAGTTAACCGTCTGCTGAAGCAATTTGAAGACATGAAAAAGATGATGAAGCAAATGGCAGGCATGCAGCAAAAAGGCAAGAAAAAAGGCGGATTCAAGCTTCCTTTTAACCCTTTTTAG
- the rpsP gene encoding 30S ribosomal protein S16, producing MAVKIRLKRMGAHKNPFYRIVVADSRSPRDGRFIETVGTYNPVAQPAIVEINEELALKWLQTGAKPSDTVRNLFSKQGIMEKFHNAKNGK from the coding sequence ATGGCAGTAAAAATTCGTTTAAAGCGTATGGGTGCTCATAAAAACCCTTTCTATCGTATCGTTGTAGCTGATTCTCGTTCTCCTCGTGACGGACGTTTCATTGAAACAGTAGGAACTTACAATCCGGTTGCTCAACCAGCGATCGTTGAAATCAATGAAGAGTTGGCTCTTAAATGGCTTCAGACAGGTGCTAAGCCATCTGATACAGTACGTAACCTTTTCTCTAAGCAAGGCATTATGGAAAAATTCCATAACGCTAAAAACGGTAAGTAA
- a CDS encoding KH domain-containing protein — MKELIETIVKPLVDFPEDVLVNVQEEDQRVTYQLSVNKNDMGKVIGKQGRVAKAIRTVVYAAGSSEQKKIFLEIIE; from the coding sequence ATGAAAGAGCTTATCGAAACGATTGTTAAGCCCCTTGTTGATTTTCCGGAAGATGTTCTAGTGAATGTCCAAGAAGAGGATCAGCGCGTAACCTATCAGCTTTCTGTCAACAAGAATGACATGGGGAAAGTAATTGGGAAGCAAGGGCGCGTTGCGAAAGCAATACGGACCGTTGTTTATGCAGCAGGTTCATCAGAACAAAAGAAGATCTTTTTAGAGATCATCGAATAA
- a CDS encoding YlqD family protein, with protein sequence MNIIQTVTVKQVLTENSKQELLEGYAAKKKQLQKESDQLRFELKKQEKTKKLHPASLKQHFEKEIQLRQEKVQLLDFQIEQLHMLPLGSELKEKEVQAIIEVQKGTPWEDIEKGKTIIIRDGIVDEIR encoded by the coding sequence ATGAACATTATCCAAACGGTTACAGTTAAGCAGGTGCTGACAGAGAACAGCAAGCAGGAACTGCTGGAAGGCTATGCGGCCAAAAAAAAGCAGCTGCAGAAAGAAAGTGATCAGCTGAGGTTTGAACTGAAAAAGCAGGAAAAAACCAAAAAGCTGCATCCGGCCAGTCTGAAACAGCACTTTGAAAAGGAAATTCAACTGAGGCAGGAAAAAGTCCAGCTGCTGGATTTTCAAATAGAACAATTACATATGCTACCATTAGGAAGTGAATTAAAAGAAAAAGAAGTCCAGGCGATTATCGAGGTTCAAAAGGGTACCCCCTGGGAAGACATAGAAAAAGGGAAAACAATCATCATAAGAGATGGAATTGTTGATGAAATACGCTAG
- the rimM gene encoding ribosome maturation factor RimM (Essential for efficient processing of 16S rRNA), with the protein MQKWFNVGKIVNTHGIKGEARVISKTDFAEDRYKPGNKLYLFMPDTKGDPIELTVKSHRTHKSFDLLTFEGYENINQIEKMKGGILKISEDQLGDLEEDEFYYHEIIGCTVETLDGEEVGKIKEILSPGANDVWVIKAKGGKEILIPYIEDVVKEVNVKDKLVKINAIEGLLS; encoded by the coding sequence ATGCAGAAATGGTTTAACGTTGGAAAAATTGTGAACACCCATGGCATTAAAGGGGAAGCGAGAGTCATTTCAAAAACAGACTTTGCTGAAGACAGGTATAAGCCGGGAAATAAACTTTATTTGTTCATGCCTGACACAAAAGGTGATCCCATTGAGCTGACAGTGAAATCACACCGCACTCATAAATCATTTGATCTTCTTACCTTTGAAGGATACGAGAACATCAATCAGATTGAAAAAATGAAGGGCGGCATTCTGAAAATTTCAGAAGATCAGCTTGGCGATCTCGAAGAGGATGAATTTTACTACCATGAAATCATAGGCTGTACGGTTGAAACACTTGATGGAGAAGAAGTAGGCAAAATCAAAGAAATTCTATCTCCCGGAGCGAATGATGTGTGGGTAATTAAAGCAAAAGGCGGTAAGGAAATTCTAATCCCGTATATTGAAGATGTTGTTAAAGAAGTTAATGTGAAAGATAAACTTGTGAAAATTAATGCGATTGAAGGATTGCTTTCATGA
- the trmD gene encoding tRNA (guanosine(37)-N1)-methyltransferase TrmD, translating into MNIDVLTLFPEMFEGVFGHSILKKAAENEAVTYNVVNFREYADNKHKTVDDYPYGGGAGMVLKPQPIFDAVEDLRSKSGASPRVILLCPQGERYTQRKAEELAEADHLIFVCGHYEGYDERIREHVVTDEISIGDFVLTGGELGAMVVIDSVVRLLPGVLGNQESHMKDSFSTGFLEHPHYTRPADFRGIKVPDVLMSGNHRLVEEWRAKESLRRTYLRRPDLLEDAELTTEQQKWLNEIKKEDK; encoded by the coding sequence ATGAATATTGATGTGCTCACGCTGTTTCCTGAAATGTTTGAAGGGGTCTTTGGGCATTCCATATTAAAAAAAGCCGCAGAAAATGAAGCGGTAACGTACAATGTGGTCAACTTTAGGGAGTATGCCGACAATAAGCACAAAACCGTTGATGACTACCCATATGGCGGAGGAGCGGGGATGGTTTTAAAACCGCAGCCGATATTTGATGCGGTTGAGGATCTTCGCAGTAAAAGCGGGGCGTCTCCGAGGGTGATTCTTCTGTGTCCCCAAGGGGAACGCTACACGCAAAGAAAAGCCGAAGAACTGGCAGAAGCAGATCACCTGATTTTTGTATGCGGCCATTACGAGGGGTATGATGAAAGAATACGTGAACATGTTGTGACAGATGAAATTTCAATTGGTGATTTTGTGCTGACTGGCGGAGAGCTTGGAGCGATGGTCGTAATCGACAGTGTCGTCCGATTGCTGCCCGGTGTATTAGGCAACCAGGAATCTCATATGAAAGATTCTTTTAGCACAGGGTTTCTTGAACACCCTCATTACACGCGTCCTGCCGACTTCAGAGGCATTAAGGTGCCTGATGTTCTCATGTCAGGCAATCACCGCCTTGTCGAAGAATGGAGAGCCAAAGAATCCTTGAGAAGAACGTATTTAAGACGGCCTGATCTTCTTGAAGATGCAGAATTAACAACTGAACAGCAAAAATGGCTAAATGAAATAAAAAAAGAAGATAAATAA
- the rplS gene encoding 50S ribosomal protein L19 — translation MQKLIEEITKEQLRTDLPSFRPGDTVRVHVSIVEGTRERVQVYEGVVIKRRGGGISETFTVRKISYGVGVERTFPVHTPKIAKLEVIRRGKVRRAKLYYLRNLRGKKARIKEIR, via the coding sequence ATGCAAAAGTTAATTGAAGAAATCACAAAAGAACAACTTCGTACTGACCTTCCGTCTTTCCGTCCTGGTGATACTGTACGTGTACACGTAAGTATTGTTGAGGGAACTCGTGAGCGTGTTCAGGTATACGAAGGTGTTGTGATTAAGCGTCGTGGTGGTGGAATCAGCGAAACTTTCACAGTTCGTAAGATTTCTTACGGTGTAGGCGTTGAGCGTACATTCCCTGTGCACACACCTAAGATTGCGAAGCTTGAAGTTATCCGCCGCGGTAAAGTCCGCCGTGCGAAACTTTACTACCTGCGTAACCTTCGCGGTAAAAAAGCTCGTATCAAAGAAATCCGATAA
- the lepB gene encoding signal peptidase I: MAKKKNELWEWTKALVIAVLLAAVIRYFLFAPIVVDGLSMMPTLHDQDRMIVNKFSYKIGEPERFDIIVFHAPENKDYIKRVIGLPGDKIEYKDDTLYVNGKAYEEPYLDEYKKQVIDGPLTEPFTLKEKIGQETVPEGHLFVMGDNRRFSKDSRHIGPVAMEEVLGDAGVIYWPIEDIRIVD, encoded by the coding sequence ATGGCAAAAAAGAAAAATGAATTGTGGGAATGGACAAAAGCTCTTGTAATCGCAGTTCTGTTAGCGGCAGTCATAAGATATTTCTTATTTGCTCCAATTGTGGTTGATGGCTTGTCCATGATGCCAACATTGCATGACCAGGACCGGATGATTGTGAATAAATTCAGCTATAAAATTGGTGAGCCGGAGCGCTTTGACATTATTGTGTTCCATGCACCTGAAAACAAAGATTACATCAAACGAGTAATTGGCCTTCCGGGAGACAAGATTGAATATAAAGATGATACTCTTTATGTTAACGGAAAAGCTTATGAGGAGCCTTATCTGGATGAATATAAGAAACAGGTAATCGATGGGCCTTTGACAGAGCCATTTACTTTAAAGGAAAAGATCGGACAGGAAACAGTTCCTGAAGGGCATTTGTTTGTAATGGGCGACAACCGACGCTTCAGCAAGGACAGCCGACATATTGGCCCTGTTGCAATGGAAGAAGTACTCGGCGATGCAGGAGTAATATACTGGCCAATAGAGGATATTCGCATCGTTGATTGA
- the ylqF gene encoding ribosome biogenesis GTPase YlqF: MTIQWFPGHMAKARRQVTEKLKLVDIIFELVDARIPYSSRNPMIDEIIQHKPRLVLLNKADMADKEATKKWIRHFENKGIRALAINSQAGQGMKEIVSASQEILQEKFDRMRAKGVKPRAIRAMIVGIPNAGKSTLINRLAKKNIAKTGNTPGVTKAQQWIKVGKELELLDTPGILWPKFEDQEVGLKLALTGAIKDTILNLQDVAIYALRFLGDRYPDRLNDRYHIEEIPEDIVEVFDKIGRLRGCLMGGGEIDYDKVTELVIREFRSEKMGPVTLELPEEMAVRNEAE, from the coding sequence GTGACAATCCAGTGGTTTCCCGGCCATATGGCGAAGGCCAGAAGGCAGGTTACAGAAAAATTAAAACTGGTTGATATCATCTTTGAGCTCGTTGATGCAAGGATTCCTTATTCATCACGAAATCCGATGATCGATGAAATCATTCAGCACAAACCCCGGCTTGTTTTGTTGAATAAAGCTGACATGGCTGATAAAGAAGCGACGAAGAAGTGGATCAGGCATTTTGAAAATAAGGGCATAAGAGCGCTTGCGATAAACTCACAAGCCGGACAAGGCATGAAAGAAATCGTCTCCGCATCTCAGGAAATCCTTCAGGAGAAATTCGATCGAATGAGAGCGAAAGGTGTCAAGCCAAGGGCAATTCGGGCAATGATTGTTGGTATTCCGAACGCCGGAAAATCCACACTTATCAATCGCCTTGCCAAAAAGAATATTGCAAAGACAGGAAATACTCCCGGCGTTACAAAAGCCCAGCAGTGGATAAAGGTAGGGAAAGAGCTGGAGCTGCTCGATACCCCGGGAATTTTATGGCCAAAATTCGAAGATCAGGAAGTGGGACTTAAGCTTGCTCTGACAGGAGCGATCAAGGATACTATCTTAAATCTCCAGGATGTTGCAATATATGCCCTGCGCTTTCTCGGCGACAGATATCCGGATCGTTTGAATGACCGCTACCATATCGAAGAAATCCCGGAAGATATCGTTGAAGTCTTTGATAAAATCGGCAGGCTGCGCGGCTGCCTGATGGGCGGCGGCGAAATTGATTATGATAAAGTAACAGAGCTGGTAATCAGGGAATTCCGTTCTGAAAAAATGGGACCAGTTACATTGGAGCTGCCGGAGGAAATGGCAGTGCGGAATGAAGCTGAATAA
- a CDS encoding ribonuclease HII, whose translation MEKLTIRQIEEKMKTIELEDDPFLQSIKQDDRKGVQQLLAKWHSRQLLQKKIYEKHKEMTRYECQYRSQGFQLIAGIDEVGRGPLAGPVVAAAVILPENFYLPGLDDSKKVPEQKRAEYYEIINAEAEAVSVGIIESDEIDRINIFEATKKAMLSAIEGLNPKPDFLLVDAVKLLTPYPMEAIIKGDGKSVTIAAASIIAKVTRDRMMAEIGKEFPQYGFGKNMGYGTKEHLEAITLHGITPYHRKSFAPIKDSY comes from the coding sequence ATGGAAAAGTTAACCATTCGCCAAATAGAAGAAAAGATGAAAACAATTGAGTTAGAGGATGATCCGTTCCTTCAATCAATCAAACAGGATGACAGAAAAGGCGTGCAGCAGCTTTTGGCAAAATGGCATTCACGTCAGCTGCTACAAAAGAAAATATATGAGAAGCATAAAGAAATGACCAGGTATGAATGTCAGTACAGAAGCCAGGGTTTTCAATTAATTGCCGGAATAGATGAAGTCGGCAGAGGGCCGCTTGCGGGGCCGGTGGTAGCTGCAGCAGTTATTTTGCCTGAAAACTTTTATCTGCCGGGATTAGATGATTCAAAAAAAGTGCCTGAACAAAAAAGAGCAGAATATTATGAAATCATTAACGCTGAGGCCGAGGCGGTCAGCGTTGGGATCATCGAATCAGATGAAATCGACCGCATCAATATTTTTGAAGCGACAAAAAAGGCAATGCTGTCAGCGATTGAAGGCCTGAATCCAAAACCGGACTTCCTGCTTGTAGATGCCGTAAAACTTTTAACACCTTATCCAATGGAAGCAATCATTAAGGGAGATGGCAAAAGCGTAACGATTGCTGCAGCCTCGATCATAGCCAAGGTTACAAGAGACAGAATGATGGCTGAAATAGGCAAAGAGTTTCCACAGTATGGATTCGGGAAAAATATGGGGTATGGGACTAAGGAGCATCTTGAAGCGATAACACTTCATGGAATTACGCCTTATCACCGGAAAAGCTTTGCGCCAATAAAAGATTCTTATTGA
- a CDS encoding EscU/YscU/HrcU family type III secretion system export apparatus switch protein, with the protein MKKERVAQRKEAVALTYDSESHGAPRVSAKGKGLTAENILEKAKEHGIPVQEDPALVELLGKLNINEGIPEELYQAVAEVFAFIYRADQEAGKRENSK; encoded by the coding sequence ATGAAAAAAGAGCGTGTTGCACAAAGGAAAGAAGCGGTAGCATTAACATATGATTCTGAGAGTCATGGGGCCCCCAGGGTATCTGCAAAGGGGAAGGGCCTGACAGCTGAAAATATCCTTGAAAAGGCTAAGGAACATGGTATTCCGGTTCAGGAGGACCCTGCCCTTGTTGAGCTTCTTGGCAAGCTTAATATCAATGAAGGGATTCCGGAAGAGCTTTATCAGGCTGTTGCAGAGGTATTTGCTTTCATCTACAGGGCTGATCAGGAGGCTGGAAAGAGGGAAAATAGTAAATAA
- the sucC gene encoding ADP-forming succinate--CoA ligase subunit beta, with amino-acid sequence MNIHEYQGKEVLRQYGVAVPNGKVAFTVEEAVEAAKELGTEVCVVKAQIHAGGRGKAGGVKVAKNLDEVRTYAGEILGKTLVTHQTGPEGKEVKRLLIEEGCDIKKEYYVGLVLDRATSRVVLMASEEGGTEIEEVAEKTPEKIFKEEIDPVLGLTAFQARRIAFNINIPSKLVGQAVKFMMGLYRAYIEKDCSIAEINPLVVTGDGKVMALDAKLNFDGNALYRQKDIMDLRDLEEEDAKEIEASKYDLSYISLDGNIGCMVNGAGLAMATMDIVKHYGGDPANFLDVGGGATAEKVTEAFKIILSDKNVKGIFVNIFGGIMKCDIIATGVVEAAKQVGLNVPLVVRLEGTNVEMGKKILAEADIDIIAAESMADGAQKIVSLVG; translated from the coding sequence ATGAATATACATGAGTATCAAGGTAAAGAAGTCCTCAGACAATACGGGGTAGCCGTTCCGAACGGAAAAGTTGCATTTACAGTTGAAGAAGCTGTTGAAGCTGCGAAAGAACTTGGCACTGAGGTGTGTGTGGTTAAAGCGCAAATCCATGCCGGAGGACGCGGTAAAGCTGGCGGTGTAAAAGTTGCCAAAAATCTTGACGAAGTTCGTACATATGCAGGTGAAATCTTAGGAAAAACACTTGTTACACATCAAACAGGCCCGGAAGGCAAGGAAGTAAAGCGTTTACTTATTGAAGAGGGCTGTGACATTAAGAAGGAATATTATGTGGGCCTTGTACTGGACCGAGCTACATCTCGCGTAGTATTAATGGCTTCAGAAGAGGGCGGTACAGAAATCGAAGAAGTGGCTGAAAAAACGCCAGAAAAAATCTTCAAGGAAGAAATCGATCCTGTTCTTGGTTTAACAGCATTCCAGGCCCGCAGAATCGCTTTTAATATCAATATTCCATCAAAGCTTGTCGGACAAGCTGTTAAATTCATGATGGGCTTATACAGAGCTTATATTGAAAAGGATTGCTCTATTGCTGAAATCAATCCATTAGTTGTAACTGGCGACGGCAAGGTTATGGCTCTGGATGCTAAGCTGAACTTTGATGGGAATGCCCTTTACCGTCAAAAAGATATCATGGATCTACGTGACCTTGAAGAAGAGGATGCGAAGGAAATCGAAGCATCAAAATATGACCTAAGCTATATTTCCCTTGATGGAAACATCGGCTGCATGGTTAACGGTGCAGGTTTAGCGATGGCTACTATGGATATCGTTAAGCATTATGGCGGAGACCCGGCCAATTTCCTTGATGTTGGGGGCGGAGCTACAGCTGAGAAAGTAACAGAAGCCTTCAAAATCATCCTTTCTGATAAAAACGTAAAAGGTATTTTTGTAAATATCTTCGGCGGAATCATGAAGTGCGACATCATCGCCACTGGTGTAGTGGAAGCAGCGAAGCAAGTAGGCTTGAATGTGCCATTAGTTGTACGTCTGGAAGGCACGAATGTTGAAATGGGCAAGAAAATTCTTGCTGAAGCCGATATCGATATTATCGCAGCTGAATCCATGGCTGACGGCGCACAAAAAATCGTTTCTTTAGTAGGCTAA
- the sucD gene encoding succinate--CoA ligase subunit alpha — MSVFINKDTKVIVQGITGSTALFHTKQMLEYGTQIVGGVTPGKGGTEVEGVPVFNTVEEAVKATGANASVIYVPAPFAADAILEAVDAELDLAICITEHIPVLDMVKVKRYMEGKKTRLVGPNCPGVITPEECKIGIMPGYIHTKGHVGVVSRSGTLTYEAVHQLTQEGIGQSTAVGIGGDPVNGTNFIDVLKAFNEDPETYAVIMIGEIGGTAEEEAAEWVKENMTKPVVGFIGGRTAPPGKRMGHAGAIISGGKGTADEKIRVMNECGIQVADTPSVMGETLIKVLKEKGLYDQCKTH, encoded by the coding sequence GTGAGCGTATTTATTAATAAAGATACTAAAGTTATAGTTCAAGGGATTACCGGCTCAACAGCCCTCTTCCATACAAAGCAAATGCTTGAATACGGAACGCAAATTGTCGGCGGTGTAACTCCGGGTAAAGGCGGTACTGAAGTAGAGGGTGTTCCTGTCTTCAATACAGTGGAGGAAGCGGTTAAGGCAACAGGTGCAAATGCCTCCGTAATCTATGTTCCGGCTCCATTTGCTGCAGATGCTATTCTTGAGGCTGTAGATGCAGAATTGGATCTTGCAATTTGTATCACTGAGCATATTCCTGTGTTGGATATGGTTAAAGTTAAGCGTTATATGGAAGGCAAGAAGACACGCCTTGTAGGTCCTAACTGCCCGGGTGTTATCACTCCTGAAGAGTGTAAGATCGGCATTATGCCTGGTTACATCCACACTAAAGGCCATGTTGGAGTTGTGTCCCGTTCCGGAACATTGACTTATGAAGCTGTACATCAGCTGACACAGGAAGGAATCGGCCAATCTACTGCTGTTGGAATCGGCGGAGATCCGGTTAACGGAACAAACTTCATTGATGTTTTAAAAGCATTCAATGAAGATCCTGAAACTTATGCTGTCATCATGATTGGTGAAATCGGCGGAACTGCTGAAGAAGAAGCTGCAGAATGGGTTAAAGAGAACATGACCAAGCCTGTTGTAGGCTTCATCGGAGGGCGCACTGCACCTCCAGGAAAGCGTATGGGCCATGCCGGAGCAATTATTTCAGGAGGCAAAGGAACAGCTGATGAAAAAATCCGTGTAATGAATGAATGCGGAATTCAGGTAGCTGATACTCCATCCGTAATGGGTGAAACCCTGATTAAGGTTCTAAAAGAAAAAGGCCTTTATGACCAGTGTAAAACACACTAA
- the dprA gene encoding DNA-processing protein DprA: MNEFNMRLTHLHHCRGMSWKMIYYILKTDPELKFLYNDAPRRIMPQVITTQEALSNALQDLHSDRIEEQIRQYSPNGIKAITIFDEEYPVLLKETYQPPWVLYARGDTRLLNSGVHLAVVGSRQATEYGEKAIQSIFPKLIDRGVIIVSGLAAGIDAIAHKEAIKNKGKTIGVIAGGLFHIYPQANQKLAYEMMKNHLVISEYPPDTRPSRWQFPMRNRIISGISRGTLIIQAKSKSGSLITANYAVQEGREVFAVPGNIFSPFSCGTNELIQQGAKLVKSAEEILEEFPY, encoded by the coding sequence ATGAATGAATTTAATATGAGGCTCACCCATCTCCACCACTGCAGAGGAATGAGCTGGAAGATGATTTATTACATTCTGAAAACAGATCCCGAATTGAAATTTCTGTATAATGATGCACCCCGCCGAATTATGCCCCAGGTAATCACCACTCAGGAAGCACTTTCCAATGCACTCCAGGATCTCCATTCTGATCGAATCGAGGAACAAATTCGCCAATACTCACCAAATGGCATTAAAGCCATTACAATTTTTGACGAGGAATATCCAGTTCTGCTAAAAGAAACATACCAGCCGCCTTGGGTTTTATATGCCCGAGGCGATACCCGTCTTTTGAATAGCGGAGTTCATCTGGCCGTTGTTGGGTCCAGACAGGCAACAGAGTATGGCGAAAAAGCCATTCAGTCCATTTTCCCCAAGCTTATTGACCGTGGGGTTATTATTGTAAGCGGGCTGGCGGCCGGCATCGATGCCATTGCGCATAAGGAAGCAATAAAAAATAAAGGAAAAACAATCGGTGTCATAGCCGGGGGCCTGTTTCATATTTATCCACAGGCAAATCAGAAGCTTGCTTATGAAATGATGAAAAACCATCTGGTTATATCTGAATATCCGCCAGACACAAGGCCCTCAAGATGGCAGTTTCCAATGAGAAACCGAATCATAAGCGGTATTAGCAGAGGGACACTGATTATTCAGGCGAAAAGCAAAAGCGGCTCTCTTATTACAGCTAACTATGCTGTGCAAGAAGGCCGGGAAGTGTTTGCAGTACCAGGGAATATTTTCAGCCCATTCTCATGTGGAACCAATGAGTTAATTCAGCAAGGCGCCAAACTGGTTAAATCAGCTGAAGAAATCTTAGAGGAGTTCCCTTACTGA